From the genome of Chania multitudinisentens RB-25, one region includes:
- a CDS encoding cytochrome b: MSVRFAKSQIILHWLTLLMVILTYSAMLLSDWVPDDYFSLVKELHFHFGLSVFVLMLFRLYLRQRHAVPPITPALAPWQALGSTMFHWLLYLLFLSLPILGVLTLAYGGKQWMLLGWQVPQWVTPDSGMRNLVRSIHETLANSGYFIIGVHALAALYHHYLRGDDTLRRMMPGK, encoded by the coding sequence ATGAGCGTACGCTTTGCGAAATCGCAAATCATTCTGCACTGGTTAACGTTGCTGATGGTGATCCTGACATACAGTGCCATGCTACTCAGTGATTGGGTACCAGATGATTATTTTTCTCTGGTCAAGGAGTTGCACTTTCATTTTGGTCTGTCGGTGTTTGTGCTGATGCTTTTCCGCCTTTATCTGCGCCAGCGTCATGCTGTGCCGCCAATCACCCCGGCGTTAGCACCATGGCAGGCATTAGGCTCAACGATGTTTCACTGGTTGTTATATCTGCTGTTCTTATCCTTGCCTATTTTGGGCGTGCTCACGTTGGCCTACGGCGGCAAACAGTGGATGCTGCTCGGCTGGCAGGTGCCGCAATGGGTCACACCGGATTCAGGGATGCGCAACCTGGTGAGAAGTATTCATGAAACTCTGGCTAACAGCGGTTATTTTATTATCGGTGTTCACGCATTGGCGGCGCTTTATCACCATTATCTGCGTGGGGACGATACGCTGCGCCGTATGATGCCGGGCAAATAG
- a CDS encoding antitoxin HicB, with amino-acid sequence MLCYYPAHFVFDHESAAWQITFRDFPLQQAACYKREDIELEAQESLLTAIAIEMEENRQVPPPSTLQAEEIAIHLPVLVKLKLELHNLMLNTATPKATLARQMGFNGAQIDRLLDIAYASKVEALEQALFLLGYEVHTSVSAIRRQ; translated from the coding sequence ATGCTTTGCTACTACCCCGCCCACTTTGTTTTCGACCACGAAAGCGCTGCCTGGCAGATTACCTTCCGTGATTTCCCGCTACAGCAGGCCGCCTGCTACAAACGCGAAGATATTGAGCTGGAAGCACAGGAAAGCTTACTGACGGCCATTGCCATTGAAATGGAAGAGAATCGCCAGGTGCCACCGCCTTCCACCTTACAAGCCGAAGAGATCGCCATCCATCTGCCCGTATTGGTTAAGCTGAAGCTGGAGCTGCACAACCTGATGCTGAATACGGCTACGCCCAAAGCAACACTGGCGCGCCAAATGGGGTTTAACGGTGCACAAATCGACCGGTTGCTGGACATCGCTTACGCTTCAAAAGTAGAGGCTTTAGAGCAGGCTTTGTTTCTGCTGGGCTACGAAGTGCATACCTCGGTGTCAGCAATTCGCCGGCAATAA
- a CDS encoding winged helix-turn-helix domain-containing protein, translated as MKYRFNDRVLFDVDAGTLGPSDFSDDPISLSNPTKRLLLLLINHYGEPISREVIFKKVWDDYGMISSNNNLNQCVSKLRRVIKVMGIDDEVIVTVPKLGFMLHQEILLESTQEDNETFTRLHLPLMLAETPYTEMETTLAMEEIVEIDDEAEAEKDAGQEKEPPPVETVTPPASKKRSRWGIIAALAGVVFVLGVGITMYTTNSVARQEVFLGKAGSCKVFMSTSTTAGIPSPSLNKDLLAYVEQKKAECLANEYLMVVRSNQVRSYISGIHRMFFVRCTILREHKIEFCSGMESDNSPLLQ; from the coding sequence ATGAAATATAGATTTAATGATCGTGTGCTTTTTGATGTAGATGCAGGAACACTTGGGCCTAGCGATTTCTCAGATGACCCTATCTCGTTATCGAATCCAACAAAACGTTTATTGTTGTTGTTGATTAATCACTATGGTGAGCCCATCAGCCGTGAAGTGATCTTCAAGAAGGTGTGGGACGATTACGGCATGATCTCCAGCAACAATAACCTTAACCAGTGCGTCAGTAAATTACGCCGGGTGATCAAGGTGATGGGAATTGATGATGAAGTGATTGTCACCGTTCCTAAACTGGGGTTTATGCTGCACCAGGAGATTTTGCTCGAATCCACCCAAGAGGATAATGAAACTTTCACCCGGCTTCATTTGCCACTGATGTTGGCAGAAACGCCTTATACGGAAATGGAAACCACACTGGCGATGGAAGAGATTGTGGAAATAGACGATGAGGCAGAAGCAGAAAAGGATGCCGGGCAAGAGAAAGAACCGCCACCCGTTGAAACCGTTACCCCTCCAGCCAGCAAAAAACGTTCCCGCTGGGGAATTATTGCCGCTCTGGCCGGAGTAGTTTTTGTGCTGGGGGTGGGTATCACGATGTATACCACGAACTCCGTTGCCCGGCAGGAAGTTTTTCTTGGCAAAGCGGGCAGTTGCAAAGTCTTTATGTCAACATCGACAACGGCGGGGATTCCTTCTCCCAGCCTGAATAAAGATCTGTTGGCCTATGTGGAACAGAAAAAGGCCGAATGTCTGGCGAATGAATACCTGATGGTGGTGCGCAGCAATCAGGTGCGTTCTTACATTTCTGGTATTCACCGCATGTTCTTTGTGCGTTGTACCATATTGCGTGAACATAAAATTGAATTCTGCTCTGGCATGGAGAGTGATAATTCGCCGTTGTTGCAGTGA
- the gspS gene encoding type II secretion system pilot lipoprotein GspS, with amino-acid sequence MRLSLIVRFMSVLFLVGVAGCQQSQSSNKNNPVPLNDQVEQLASLVAGAKYLKYKCNRSDLPADAVTMKVAYKVAKQRGWNTSNYASLPQRSETIYQSLTRDSTPEQTKCSSFNSLLVPFTEELRAESRS; translated from the coding sequence ATGCGGTTATCTTTGATTGTGCGCTTTATGTCAGTGTTGTTTCTGGTGGGGGTGGCAGGTTGTCAGCAATCACAGTCTTCAAACAAGAATAATCCTGTGCCTCTGAATGATCAGGTTGAACAGCTTGCCTCGTTGGTGGCGGGGGCTAAGTATCTCAAGTACAAATGTAATCGCAGTGATTTGCCTGCTGATGCGGTCACCATGAAAGTGGCTTACAAGGTGGCAAAACAGCGGGGATGGAATACCTCGAATTACGCGTCGCTGCCCCAGCGTAGCGAGACTATTTATCAGAGCCTGACCAGGGATAGCACACCGGAACAAACCAAATGCAGTAGTTTTAACAGTCTGTTGGTGCCTTTCACTGAGGAACTGCGCGCAGAAAGCCGGAGTTAG
- the gspB gene encoding type II secretion system assembly factor GspB, with translation MDNQTELTPKASVRPSNGLFIPGYLLPIYALLFIAFGWFAREHWHNSPALDRPAAMLSQAVPSAIAQTAPTPPAVVDPKVVNQPSKDTAVQENTDKEIPPGELASDELPALRYSAHVYASEDEKRSITLNGQRYHEGDSPAANLTIEQIQQDVTIFNFNGEVFTLDALEDWPGGKVDVANPSEK, from the coding sequence GTGGACAATCAAACAGAGCTAACCCCCAAAGCCAGTGTTCGCCCCAGCAACGGGCTGTTTATTCCTGGTTATTTGTTGCCAATCTATGCGCTGCTGTTTATCGCGTTTGGCTGGTTTGCCCGGGAGCATTGGCACAATAGCCCGGCGCTTGATCGCCCGGCCGCGATGCTTTCTCAGGCCGTCCCTTCGGCCATAGCGCAAACGGCGCCCACCCCGCCCGCCGTAGTTGACCCAAAGGTGGTAAACCAACCGAGTAAAGACACAGCGGTGCAAGAGAACACAGATAAGGAAATCCCCCCTGGCGAATTGGCCAGTGATGAGCTGCCTGCCCTGCGTTACAGCGCACACGTTTACGCTTCAGAAGATGAAAAACGCAGCATTACCCTGAATGGGCAACGTTATCATGAAGGCGATAGCCCAGCCGCTAATCTGACAATTGAACAGATTCAGCAGGATGTGACTATCTTCAATTTCAACGGGGAAGTATTCACGCTCGACGCGCTGGAAGATTGGCCCGGCGGCAAAGTTGATGTAGCAAACCCCAGCGAAAAATAA